Proteins from one Desulfonema limicola genomic window:
- a CDS encoding enoyl-CoA hydratase/isomerase family protein, giving the protein MNYETIIVETGDDFVAQITLNRPEQLNTFTTALAKELNHAFLDLDADRQVRVILVKGAGKVFCAGIDVGDFFGKSASEYREWIECMENPLVTISRMNKPVIAQVHGVAAANGAGLVAAADLAIASDNSRFGLTAINVGLNCVGPVIPVARSIGRKRALELLFYGDLIKAGTALEMGLLNRIVPSASLDQEARKWAAVLAQKSPVALQIAKKAFYSAADLDYYKSFEYMNEAFARLCTTEDAEEGIKAFLEKRSPEWKEK; this is encoded by the coding sequence ATGAATTATGAAACTATTATTGTTGAAACCGGTGACGATTTTGTTGCTCAAATAACTCTTAACCGTCCTGAACAATTGAATACATTCACAACTGCCCTGGCAAAGGAGCTTAACCACGCTTTTTTAGACCTTGATGCAGACAGGCAGGTGCGGGTTATACTTGTCAAAGGAGCGGGAAAGGTATTTTGTGCAGGTATTGATGTTGGTGATTTTTTTGGCAAATCTGCTTCCGAGTATCGGGAGTGGATAGAATGTATGGAAAATCCCCTGGTAACAATAAGCAGGATGAACAAACCTGTAATTGCCCAGGTTCATGGTGTTGCAGCAGCAAACGGTGCCGGGCTGGTAGCTGCGGCTGATCTTGCAATTGCAAGTGATAATTCCCGTTTTGGTCTTACAGCTATTAATGTGGGGCTTAATTGTGTAGGGCCTGTTATCCCTGTTGCCAGATCCATTGGAAGGAAAAGAGCGCTTGAATTATTGTTCTATGGTGATCTGATAAAAGCCGGTACTGCCCTGGAAATGGGGCTGTTAAACAGAATAGTGCCTTCTGCCAGCCTGGATCAGGAAGCCCGGAAATGGGCTGCAGTCCTGGCTCAAAAAAGTCCTGTTGCCCTTCAGATTGCCAAAAAAGCATTTTATTCAGCAGCAGACCTGGATTATTATAAATCCTTTGAATATATGAACGAGGCTTTTGCCAGATTGT